A single genomic interval of Pyrus communis chromosome 7, drPyrComm1.1, whole genome shotgun sequence harbors:
- the LOC137740235 gene encoding LOB domain-containing protein 41-like → MRMSCNGCRILRKGCNENCSIRPCLQWIKSPEAQANATVFLAKFYGRAGLMNLVNAGPEHLRPAIFRSLLYEACGRIVNPIYGSVGLLWSGSWQLCQAAVEAVLKGQSITPITSEAAADGHGPPLKAYDIRHVSKDENSAASNDPQKVKTRYRFKRSVVKPKTNKVDSGSGSGCGCGSGADDSAKPSSTVCCGNEFNRSTSHESSLSHQSEAAVNVDGDSKESESMISSETAEAELFSRAEPEPARKRREPVQDGELALELTLGLEPPSRGHHVVPVKKRRIEAEYGGSSSADDGACKMELGLDYVA, encoded by the exons ATGCGGATGAGCTGTAATGGATGCCGAATACTCCGAAAGGGCTGCAACGAAAATTGCAGCATCCGGCCTTGCCTGCAGTGGATTAAGAGCCCGGAAGCCCAAGCAAACGCCACCGTTTTCCTCGCCAAGTTCTACGGCCGCGCCGGACTCATGAACCTCGTCAACGCCGGCCCCGAACATCTCCGCCCTG CCATCTTTCGGTCTTTGCTATACGAGGCATGCGGTCGGATTGTGAACCCGATTTACGGGTCGGTCGGGTTGTTGTGGTCCGGGAGCTGGCAGCTCTGCCAAGCCGCCGTTGAAGCCGTGCTGAAAGGCCAGTCGATTACGCCGATTACTTCCGAAGCGGCGGCGGATGGGCATGGCCCGCCTCTCAAGGCCTACGACATTCGCCACGTGTCCAAGGATGAGAACTCGGCCGCGTCCAACGATCCTCAGAAGGTTAAGACTCGGTACCGGTTCAAGCGGTCCGTTGTCAAGCCGAAGACCAACAAAGTAGACTCCGGTTCTGGGTCGGGCTGTGGCTGTGGCTCAGGAGCTGATGACTCGGCCAAGCCGAGTTCTACCGTTTGCTGTGGGAACGAGTTTAACCGATCGACGAGTCACGAGTCGTCGCTAAGTCACCAGTCCGAGGCGGCTGTCAACGTGGACGGTGACAGCAAGGAATCGGAGAGCATGATTTCGTCCGAGACGGCTGAGGCTGAGCTCTTTTCCCGAGCCGAGCCCGAGCCGGCTCGCAAGCGGAGGGAGCCGGTTCAGGATGGGGAGCTAGCTTTAGAGCTGACGCTTGGGTTGGAGCCGCCATCACGCGGCCACCACGTCGTTCCGGTTAAAAAGAGAAGAATTGAGGCTGAATACGGCGGATCATCGTCGGCCGACGACGGCGCGTGTAAAATGGAGCTTGGGCTCGATTACGTGGCCTGA
- the LOC137739420 gene encoding uncharacterized protein: protein MPLIEGNFSEAGSPNISAPGTEESRSSTSGSTSHGTTRDGDIVIYLDDIEEVQFSTTRDADSQDQRLFKFKGIAPKRENLESSCDLSYVECYETWSENCESKSPRRSRWKGSGRRPRKRSISQENQCFKDNECLNYYGRKHQEVQPWKQKRGITARVGFPTYGHEQLNRGIEWPAVRPEPMRRKSYGNEAMMYNVFTYPDHQHPTMQNKVLKGRVEESSFRCRRTSYNSTSPHVTNSWSARKGTLPPYSRAVTMPPERVKDNHKDDFRRSYSDAFQYPTHVHPKLPDYDDIAAKFMALKKERLQNKHRCNNQKI from the coding sequence ATGCCACTGATTGAAGGGAATTTTTCTGAAGCTGGTTCTCCAAATATATCAGCTCCGGGCACCGAAGAAAGTCGGAGCAGTACTTCTGGTAGCACAAGTCATGGTACAACAAGAGATGGAGATATTGTGATTTACCTTGATGACATAGAAGAGGTTCAGTTTTCTACAACAAGAGATGCAGACTCCCAGGACCAAAGACTCTTCAAGTTCAAAGGTATCGCACCAAAGAGGGAGAATCTTGAAAGCAGTTGTGATCTCAGTTATGTGGAATGTTATGAGACTTGGAGTGAGAATTGCGAGTCAAAAAGCCCAAGGAGATCAAGGTGGAAGGGAAGTGGGAGAAGACCGAGGAAGAGATCGATTTCTCAGGAAAATCAATGCTTTAAGGATAATGAATGTCTAAATTACTATGGCAGAAagcatcaagaagttcaaccgtGGAAGCAAAAGAGAGGGATTACAGCTAGGGTTGGATTTCCAACTTATGGACATGAACAATTGAACAGGGGAATCGAATGGCCTGCAGTGCGTCCAGAGCCAATGAGGAGGAAGAGCTATGGCAATGAAGCAATGATGTATAACGTTTTCACGTATCCAGATCATCAGCATCCCACTATGCAAAACAAAGTGCTCAAAGGAAGAGTAGAGGAATCGAGTTTTCGATGCAGGCGTACCTCATATAATTCCACATCTCCACATGTGACTAATTCTTGGAGTGCAAGAAAAGGAACACTACCTCCTTATTCCAGAGCCGTGACAATGCCGCCCGAAAGAGTTAAGGACAATCACAAAGATGACTTCCGACGATCGTATTCCGATGCCTTCCAGTATCCTACTCATGTCCACCCTAAGCTGCCTGACTATGATGATATAGCAGCTAAATTCATGGCACTGAAGAAAGAGCGTCTGCAAAATAAGCATCGTTGCAACAACCAGAAAATTTAG
- the LOC137741183 gene encoding NDR1/HIN1-like protein 6, producing the protein MHPGPNQHPPPHMMHQDPGYPGPNGRNPPRFNGQYRPNGRRKNSCLRCYCWCCCCIFVILVVIIAAVAISLVIINPRKPKYSISDFSVKAFNLTPDYNLHAQFVVTVKAENPNKRISIVYGKGSTVQLKYSGMKLCTGVVPHFRQPTRNTTLMDVDLRGDLKGSDFKGPIGESLMQKIKSGRIPVTVSVRVPVNVGLGAYNVLPDPIGIYVDASMVVNNLSQPDKKVQISDPKYHFNFGYKFKK; encoded by the coding sequence ATGCACCCTGGTCCTAATCAACATCCACCGCCACACATGATGCATCAAGATCCAGGTTATCCAGGTCCCAATGGCCGGAATCCTCCTCGCTTTAATGGCCAGTACCGCCCTAATGGGCGCCGCAAAAACAGTTGTCTGCGATGCTACTGTTGGTGTTGTTGTTGCATCTTCGTAATCCTAGTGGTAATCATTGCTGCCGTGGCCATCAGCCTAGTAATTATCAATCCCCGTAAGCCCAAATACAGTATTAGCGACTTCTCTGTCAAGGCATTCAACCTCACCCCTGATTACAACCTCCATGCGCAATTTGTGGTCACGGTAAAGGCCGAGAATCCCAACAAAAGAATATCCATTGTATATGGGAAGGGCAGCACCGTGCAGCTCAAGTATTCCGGGATGAAACTTTGTACCGGGGTTGTCCCACATTTTCGTCAACCGACGAGAAATACCACCTTGATGGACGTGGACTTGAGAGGAGACTTGAAAGGGAGTGACTTTAAGGGCCCTATCGGGGAGTCACTTATGCAGAAAATCAAGAGTGGCAGGATCCCTGTGACTGTTTCGGTTAGGGTGCCAGTCAATGTAGGACTCGGAGCATACAATGTATTGCCGGATCCAATCGGGATTTATGTTGACGCCTCCATGGTGGTCAACAATTTGTCCCAGCCAGATAAGAAAGTACAGATTTCAGACCCTAAATATCACTTTAATTTTGGATATAAGTTCAAGAAATGA